The following are from one region of the Amycolatopsis lurida genome:
- a CDS encoding alpha/beta hydrolase: protein MALTVLLGLTAPLFAAPAGAAPGLTWAACPEDVEIPAGIVLQCATVPVPLDYRRPEGEQIDVMISRLASTKPATRRGVLMLNPGGPGGPGLSFPADLASHGMPASVLDGYDVIGMDTRGIGHSTPVSCGFTAEQEYLGNIPPYAVDEAAVAEQAKIAKGVAAQCAANDKDGRLRHISTANMARDLDRIRAALGEEKASFLGYSYGSALGAAYASLFPEKSDRVVLDSNIGDTHLDRAGMRRFGLGAEETFPDFAQWVAARHESYGLGRTVTEVRKTYFALAEKLDKAAVNGLDGRLFRLATFAGLYGKTRYGQTAQWWQSVRDGDKAVAERVAAEAKRLALAATPSPADNAWSVFLAVTCNDVAWPSDIRAYQRGVAEDRERYPLYGAAGANILPCAFWPYAPAEPPVAVEDKGPQNVLVVQNRRDPVTPLRGGQLLDQKFGDRSRLVTVEGSGHGVYVLGDNACALNTTTSFLLSGKLPRRDVFCR from the coding sequence GTGGCCCTGACGGTCCTCCTCGGCCTCACGGCGCCACTGTTCGCGGCGCCCGCCGGGGCGGCGCCGGGCCTGACGTGGGCCGCGTGTCCCGAGGACGTGGAGATACCCGCGGGCATCGTGCTGCAGTGCGCGACGGTGCCGGTGCCCTTGGACTACCGGAGGCCGGAAGGCGAACAGATCGACGTCATGATCTCGCGGCTGGCCAGCACGAAACCGGCGACGCGGCGAGGCGTGCTCATGCTGAACCCCGGCGGTCCGGGTGGGCCGGGGCTGTCGTTTCCCGCGGACCTCGCCTCGCACGGCATGCCCGCGAGCGTCCTTGACGGCTACGACGTGATCGGCATGGACACGAGGGGCATCGGGCACTCGACGCCGGTGAGCTGCGGATTCACCGCCGAGCAGGAGTATCTGGGCAACATTCCGCCGTACGCGGTGGACGAAGCGGCGGTCGCAGAACAGGCGAAGATCGCGAAAGGCGTGGCCGCGCAATGCGCCGCCAACGACAAGGACGGCAGGCTGCGGCATATATCCACGGCGAACATGGCGAGGGACCTCGATCGGATCCGGGCCGCGCTCGGCGAGGAGAAGGCCAGCTTCCTGGGGTATTCGTACGGTTCCGCACTCGGTGCGGCGTACGCGTCGTTGTTCCCCGAGAAGTCCGACCGGGTGGTGCTCGACAGCAACATCGGCGACACCCACCTCGACCGCGCCGGGATGCGCAGATTCGGGCTCGGCGCCGAGGAGACCTTCCCGGATTTCGCGCAGTGGGTGGCGGCACGGCACGAGTCGTACGGCCTCGGCCGTACGGTCACCGAGGTGCGCAAGACGTACTTCGCGCTCGCGGAGAAGCTCGACAAGGCCGCGGTGAACGGCCTCGACGGGCGTTTGTTCCGGCTGGCCACCTTCGCGGGCCTTTACGGGAAGACGAGGTACGGGCAGACGGCACAGTGGTGGCAGTCGGTCCGTGACGGCGACAAGGCAGTGGCGGAACGGGTCGCCGCCGAAGCGAAACGCCTGGCCCTGGCGGCCACGCCGTCGCCGGCGGACAACGCGTGGTCGGTGTTCCTCGCGGTGACCTGCAACGACGTCGCGTGGCCCTCGGACATCCGCGCCTATCAGCGTGGCGTGGCCGAGGACCGTGAGCGGTACCCGCTCTACGGCGCTGCCGGAGCGAACATCCTGCCGTGCGCGTTCTGGCCTTACGCGCCGGCCGAACCGCCGGTGGCGGTTGAGGACAAGGGGCCGCAGAACGTACTGGTAGTCCAGAACCGGCGAGACCCGGTGACACCGCTGCGGGGTGGGCAACTGCTCGACCAGAAGTTCGGAGACCGGTCGCGGCTGGTGACCGTCGAAGGCAGCGGCCACGGCGTGTACGTCCTCGGCGACAACGCCTGCGCGCTGAACACCACGACGAGTTTCCTGCTGTCGGGGAAGCTGCCGAGGCGCGACGTGTTCTGCAGGTGA
- a CDS encoding TetR/AcrR family transcriptional regulator, with protein MPAAVTAEQNRVDREALLDAAEQLFYENGIQAVGMDQVRAASGLSLKRIYRFFEAKEDLVVAMLKRRDLRWRGSLAAHVDRVADPRERVLAVFDWLAEWFAEPGFRGCAWINAHGELGASSEAVLAEVRAHKQAFHDQIDTWVRATGLPVTEPVYLLAEGAIVTAGISGDPVPARQAREAVAALLGRPSP; from the coding sequence ATGCCGGCCGCCGTCACCGCTGAGCAGAACCGCGTTGATCGTGAAGCGCTGCTCGACGCCGCTGAGCAACTCTTCTACGAGAACGGCATCCAGGCGGTCGGGATGGACCAGGTCCGGGCGGCGTCCGGCCTCTCGCTCAAGCGGATCTACCGGTTCTTCGAAGCCAAGGAAGACCTCGTGGTGGCGATGCTCAAACGTCGTGATCTGCGCTGGCGGGGCAGCCTGGCCGCCCATGTGGACCGCGTCGCGGATCCCCGCGAGCGGGTGCTCGCGGTCTTCGACTGGCTTGCCGAGTGGTTCGCCGAACCGGGTTTCCGCGGCTGCGCCTGGATCAACGCCCACGGCGAACTCGGCGCGTCGTCCGAGGCGGTGCTGGCCGAGGTGCGGGCGCACAAACAAGCGTTCCACGACCAGATCGACACCTGGGTGCGGGCAACGGGACTGCCGGTGACCGAACCGGTCTATCTGCTCGCCGAGGGGGCCATCGTGACGGCAGGAATCAGTGGTGACCCGGTGCCCGCCCGCCAGGCGCGCGAGGCGGTCGCGGCGTTGCTCGGAAGGCCGTCACCATGA
- a CDS encoding class I SAM-dependent methyltransferase — protein sequence MDERPITTAQRNFRRVADKLESMGTQDRFTYIFRSRLWSSSSVSGPGSESVQTRELSDRLPDLLDRFGVRTLLDLPCGDYGWLSDVGLELDRYIGADIVPDLVEMNAERFRDDPVHEFRVLDLTGDPLPSADLVLCRDCLVHLSFADIRRALRNLRRSGSRYLLTTTFTELRTNTDIVTGDWRPLNLCREPFGFPEPLAVLVEGCTEEDGAYADKSLGLWEIAAIVD from the coding sequence GTGGACGAACGACCGATCACCACGGCGCAGCGCAACTTCCGGCGGGTCGCCGACAAGCTGGAAAGCATGGGGACCCAGGATCGTTTCACCTACATCTTCCGTTCCCGGTTGTGGAGTTCCTCCTCGGTCTCCGGGCCGGGCTCGGAGTCGGTCCAGACGCGGGAATTGAGCGACCGGTTACCGGATCTCCTCGATCGTTTCGGGGTGCGCACCCTGCTCGACCTGCCGTGCGGCGACTACGGCTGGCTCAGTGACGTGGGCCTTGAACTCGACCGGTACATCGGTGCCGACATCGTTCCCGATCTGGTCGAGATGAACGCCGAACGGTTCCGGGACGACCCGGTCCACGAGTTCCGGGTGCTCGATCTGACCGGTGATCCGCTGCCGTCGGCCGATCTCGTGCTGTGCCGGGATTGCCTGGTCCATCTGAGTTTCGCCGATATCCGGCGAGCCTTGCGCAACCTGCGGCGGAGTGGTTCCCGCTACCTGCTGACCACGACGTTCACCGAATTGCGGACCAACACCGACATCGTGACCGGCGACTGGCGGCCGTTGAATCTGTGCCGGGAGCCGTTCGGGTTCCCGGAACCGCTGGCCGTGCTGGTCGAGGGATGCACCGAGGAGGACGGCGCCTACGCCGACAAATCCTTGGGCTTGTGGGAGATCGCCGCGATCGTGGACTGA
- a CDS encoding MerR family transcriptional regulator: protein MSWSTRELAELAGTTLKTVRYYHRIGLLDEPERAHNGYKRYGVEHLVRLLRIRRLVDLGVPLSEIPAMADSDERAEQTLRALDEELRASIERQQRMRDELALILRRRSLVDLPPGFDGDVEGMPEEERALMMIFSTVLDPATMATLRELQSKSRPAVQTEFDELPEDADDATRQRIAEDLAPIARDQYEAQPELLDAKTWKALTKPVVLRGVADLYNPAQLDVLQRVNVLLDLNPPEATS, encoded by the coding sequence ATGTCCTGGAGCACACGTGAGCTGGCGGAACTGGCCGGCACGACGCTGAAGACCGTCCGCTACTACCACCGGATCGGGTTGCTCGACGAGCCGGAAAGAGCGCACAACGGATACAAGCGGTACGGCGTCGAGCATCTGGTCCGGTTGCTGCGGATCCGACGGCTGGTGGACCTGGGTGTGCCGCTGTCCGAAATCCCGGCGATGGCGGACTCGGACGAGCGCGCGGAGCAGACGCTGCGCGCACTGGACGAGGAACTGCGGGCGAGTATCGAACGGCAGCAGCGGATGCGCGACGAGCTGGCGTTGATCCTGCGCCGCCGCAGCCTGGTGGACCTGCCACCGGGCTTCGACGGGGACGTCGAGGGCATGCCGGAAGAGGAACGTGCGTTGATGATGATCTTTTCGACCGTGCTGGACCCGGCCACGATGGCCACGCTGCGCGAGCTGCAATCGAAGTCCCGGCCTGCCGTGCAGACCGAGTTCGACGAGCTTCCCGAGGACGCCGACGACGCGACGCGGCAGCGTATCGCCGAAGACCTCGCGCCGATCGCCCGCGACCAGTACGAAGCCCAGCCGGAACTGCTGGACGCGAAGACGTGGAAAGCCCTCACCAAACCGGTCGTCCTCCGCGGGGTGGCGGATCTGTACAACCCGGCCCAGCTGGACGTCCTGCAGCGCGTGAACGTCCTACTCGATCTCAACCCACCGGAAGCGACGTCCTGA
- a CDS encoding calcium:proton antiporter, whose protein sequence is MAASRRRFPVSWTTVMPVLAIVVLALSWGRDLGPVPVAIVALALGGTVLAAVHHAEVVAHRVGEPFGSLVLAIAVTVIEVALIVTMMSSGGPEAGTLARDTVFAAVMITMNGIAGISLMVGARRYGETHFNPEGSGGALATVATLASVTLVLPTFTTSTPGPAFNGTQLTFAAVASLLLYGLFVLTQTVRHRDFFLPVDSDGAVKEEEHAEPPTNKAALTSLGLLLVALVAVVGLAKVESPAIEAGVRAAGFPQSFVGVVIAMLVLLPETLAATRAARRDRMQTSLNLAYGSAIASIGLTIPTIALASIWLDGPLMLGLGATHIVLLALTIAVSVLTVVPGRATRLQGGVHLVLLAAFLVLAINP, encoded by the coding sequence ATGGCCGCTTCGCGCAGACGATTCCCCGTGTCTTGGACCACCGTCATGCCGGTCCTCGCCATAGTCGTGCTGGCGCTGAGCTGGGGCCGCGACCTGGGCCCGGTGCCCGTGGCGATCGTCGCGCTCGCGCTCGGCGGGACGGTGCTGGCCGCGGTGCACCACGCCGAGGTGGTCGCTCACCGTGTCGGGGAACCCTTCGGCTCGCTCGTGCTGGCGATCGCGGTCACGGTCATCGAGGTCGCGCTGATCGTGACGATGATGTCCTCCGGCGGCCCCGAGGCCGGAACCCTCGCCCGCGACACCGTGTTCGCCGCGGTGATGATCACGATGAACGGCATCGCCGGCATCTCGCTCATGGTCGGCGCCCGCCGCTACGGCGAGACGCACTTCAATCCCGAAGGCAGTGGCGGCGCGCTCGCCACCGTGGCGACACTCGCCTCCGTCACCCTCGTGCTGCCCACGTTCACCACGAGCACCCCCGGCCCGGCCTTCAACGGCACGCAGCTCACCTTCGCCGCGGTCGCGTCGCTGCTGCTCTATGGACTCTTCGTGCTCACGCAGACCGTGCGCCACCGCGACTTCTTCCTGCCGGTCGACAGTGATGGCGCCGTGAAAGAAGAGGAGCACGCCGAACCGCCGACCAACAAGGCGGCCCTGACCAGCCTGGGGCTCCTGCTGGTCGCGCTCGTCGCCGTCGTCGGACTGGCCAAGGTCGAATCGCCCGCGATCGAAGCGGGGGTCCGCGCCGCGGGCTTCCCGCAGTCGTTCGTCGGCGTCGTGATCGCCATGCTGGTGCTGCTGCCGGAGACACTGGCCGCGACCCGGGCCGCACGGCGCGACCGGATGCAGACCAGCCTGAACCTCGCCTACGGTTCGGCGATCGCGAGCATCGGGCTCACCATCCCGACCATCGCGCTGGCGTCGATCTGGCTGGACGGACCGTTGATGCTGGGCCTCGGCGCCACGCATATCGTGCTGCTGGCGCTGACGATCGCGGTCAGCGTGCTCACCGTCGTCCCCGGCCGGGCGACCCGGCTGCAGGGCGGGGTGCACCTGGTCCTGCTGGCCGCGTTCCTGGTGCTGGCCATCAACCCGTGA
- a CDS encoding trypsin-like serine protease — MRRARRLGALAVSVLAAATALGSPASADTVRSFHTSLDPASVRESMRYLVENYGVSEQEALRRLELQTDSLKLDELLRRDRGTEYGGMWLDQDKGQLVVAMTKPSAAEPYLRAMPVRSAVRTQQVQHSLQQLTAAKERVAAKVGAGPEAVYLPSVSESENRVVLWEREWVAQEKAAKRTASAETNSAGQATAAESGMVVSRVLKNPNALSTANVDLGFCHPLYCTNYGPMRGGIRLDMKRDNGTWGGCTSGFNLRSTGGGFSGKGWVLTAGHCMRTKTNNTPTQHNGNDVLQQHGIEKSSYPYDYAALPYVNDAAATQWLEGQTGRNRVLKYCRNGGMDSNGDTPCGAQATSVDEYITSARKLADIKAGYVVCASGTASSAVNYPDSVDSGAGAGYLVGTRCGRVLSTDVGINTDLCARPGDSGGPLFSQADHAALGILVGNQQSRSGPCQAGELNNYAPIETITTDLSERIAGQGSKFAVITTPNG; from the coding sequence GTGCGGAGAGCTAGAAGACTGGGGGCCCTGGCCGTTTCGGTGCTGGCAGCGGCCACGGCACTGGGCAGCCCGGCGTCGGCCGACACCGTGCGGTCGTTCCACACCTCGCTCGACCCCGCTTCGGTGCGGGAGTCGATGCGCTATCTGGTCGAGAACTACGGAGTGAGCGAGCAGGAGGCGCTGCGGCGCCTGGAATTGCAGACCGACAGCCTCAAGCTGGACGAACTGCTGCGCCGCGACCGGGGCACCGAATACGGCGGCATGTGGCTCGATCAGGACAAGGGGCAGCTGGTCGTGGCGATGACCAAGCCCTCGGCGGCCGAGCCGTACCTGAGGGCGATGCCCGTCCGGTCCGCCGTTCGCACGCAACAGGTCCAGCACTCGTTGCAGCAGCTCACGGCGGCGAAAGAACGTGTCGCGGCCAAGGTCGGTGCCGGCCCGGAAGCGGTCTACCTGCCTTCGGTGAGCGAGTCCGAAAACCGTGTCGTGCTTTGGGAACGCGAGTGGGTGGCGCAGGAAAAGGCGGCCAAGCGCACCGCGTCCGCCGAGACGAACTCCGCCGGCCAGGCCACGGCGGCGGAATCCGGCATGGTCGTCTCTCGCGTGCTGAAGAACCCGAACGCGCTGTCCACGGCGAACGTGGATCTGGGGTTCTGTCATCCGCTCTACTGCACGAACTACGGGCCGATGCGGGGCGGCATCCGGCTGGACATGAAGCGCGACAACGGCACGTGGGGCGGTTGCACCAGCGGCTTCAACCTGCGGTCCACCGGTGGCGGTTTCTCCGGCAAGGGCTGGGTGCTCACCGCCGGCCACTGCATGCGGACCAAGACCAACAACACGCCGACGCAGCACAACGGCAACGACGTCCTGCAGCAGCACGGCATCGAGAAGAGCTCGTACCCGTACGACTACGCGGCCCTGCCGTACGTGAACGACGCGGCGGCGACGCAGTGGCTCGAAGGCCAGACCGGCCGCAACCGCGTGCTGAAGTACTGCCGCAACGGTGGCATGGACAGCAACGGTGACACCCCGTGCGGGGCGCAGGCCACCTCGGTCGACGAGTACATCACCAGTGCCCGCAAGCTCGCCGACATCAAGGCCGGGTATGTCGTCTGCGCCTCCGGGACGGCGTCGAGCGCGGTGAACTACCCCGATTCCGTGGACAGCGGCGCGGGCGCCGGCTACCTCGTCGGGACCCGGTGCGGACGTGTGCTCTCCACGGACGTCGGCATCAACACCGACCTCTGCGCCCGTCCGGGCGACAGCGGCGGACCGCTGTTCAGCCAGGCCGACCACGCGGCGCTCGGCATCCTGGTCGGCAACCAGCAGTCCCGGTCGGGCCCCTGCCAGGCCGGGGAACTGAACAACTACGCGCCGATCGAGACGATCACCACCGATCTCAGCGAGCGGATCGCCGGCCAGGGATCCAAGTTCGCGGTGATCACCACTCCGAACGGCTGA
- a CDS encoding nuclear transport factor 2 family protein, with translation MTEDRPPYPPFTRETALRKVQAAEDAWNTRDPRKVASAYTPDSVWRNRETFVRGREEIVTFLTGKWERELDYALRKNLWAFTENRIAVRFQYEWHDRAGRSWRSHGNELWEFDEHGLMSRREASINDVAISEAERRIHGPRPKEEHGADFPLR, from the coding sequence ATGACCGAAGATCGCCCGCCCTATCCGCCGTTCACCCGCGAGACGGCGCTGCGGAAGGTCCAAGCGGCCGAGGACGCCTGGAACACCCGGGATCCGCGCAAGGTGGCGTCGGCGTACACGCCGGACTCGGTGTGGCGGAACCGGGAGACCTTCGTCCGAGGCCGCGAGGAGATCGTCACGTTCCTGACCGGCAAATGGGAGCGGGAACTCGATTACGCGCTGCGCAAGAACCTTTGGGCGTTCACCGAGAACCGGATCGCCGTCCGTTTCCAGTACGAATGGCACGACCGGGCCGGCAGGTCATGGCGTAGCCACGGCAACGAATTGTGGGAGTTCGACGAGCACGGTCTCATGAGCCGCCGGGAGGCGAGCATCAACGACGTCGCCATCTCCGAGGCCGAGCGGCGCATCCACGGCCCGCGCCCGAAGGAGGAACACGGCGCCGACTTCCCGCTTCGGTGA
- a CDS encoding DUF2891 domain-containing protein, whose protein sequence is MTDGVFERERLLKSNAGALARTALSNVVREYPHHESHWHVEGVPILSPRLSHPCFYGSFDWHSCVEMFWVLVRLLRQHAELVPAKEIRALPDEHLTVERLAREAAYFAPEEHRNTQRPYGWSALLELTFETSTWDDPDAARWSVGLQELSSVFVNRYLDWLPQATYPIRYGVHDNGAFGLSRALPYARHLADHGDPRLHGLITETAWRWFGSDRDYPGSWEPSGADFLSPALAEAELMSRLMPAAEFADWLDGFLPGIAERKPATLFAPATVTDTSDGQLAHLHGLNLHRAWCWHRIADALPGVDDRIPAALEATHAHTHASLGQTTGGSYMVEHFLAYYALLLLS, encoded by the coding sequence ATGACCGATGGGGTTTTCGAACGCGAGCGGCTGCTGAAGTCGAATGCCGGCGCGTTGGCCAGGACGGCGCTTTCGAACGTCGTGCGCGAATATCCTCACCACGAGAGTCACTGGCATGTCGAAGGCGTGCCCATCCTGTCCCCTCGGCTGTCGCACCCGTGTTTCTACGGCAGTTTCGACTGGCATTCCTGCGTGGAGATGTTCTGGGTGCTCGTTCGTTTACTGCGCCAGCACGCCGAACTCGTGCCCGCCAAGGAGATCCGCGCTCTTCCCGACGAGCACTTGACCGTCGAGAGACTCGCGCGCGAGGCCGCTTACTTCGCGCCTGAGGAACACCGCAACACCCAACGCCCGTACGGCTGGTCGGCGTTGCTGGAACTCACCTTCGAAACCTCCACCTGGGACGACCCGGACGCCGCACGCTGGTCGGTGGGGCTACAGGAGTTGAGTTCGGTCTTCGTGAACCGCTACCTCGACTGGCTTCCCCAGGCCACCTACCCGATCCGGTACGGGGTGCATGACAACGGCGCGTTCGGGTTGTCCCGCGCTCTGCCGTACGCGAGACACCTCGCTGATCATGGCGACCCGCGGCTGCACGGCCTCATCACCGAGACCGCATGGCGGTGGTTCGGATCCGACCGCGATTACCCCGGTTCCTGGGAACCGTCCGGGGCCGATTTCCTGTCCCCCGCGCTCGCCGAAGCCGAGCTCATGTCCCGTCTGATGCCCGCGGCCGAATTCGCCGATTGGCTGGACGGTTTCCTGCCAGGTATCGCGGAACGGAAGCCCGCGACCCTCTTCGCCCCGGCGACCGTGACGGACACCTCCGACGGACAGCTCGCCCACCTGCACGGTCTCAACCTGCATCGGGCGTGGTGCTGGCACCGCATCGCGGACGCCCTCCCCGGCGTCGACGACCGGATCCCCGCCGCACTCGAAGCCACGCACGCCCATACCCACGCTTCACTCGGGCAGACCACGGGCGGCTCTTACATGGTCGAACACTTCCTTGCCTACTACGCGCTCCTCCTGCTCAGCTGA